The Paramisgurnus dabryanus chromosome 6, PD_genome_1.1, whole genome shotgun sequence genome has a window encoding:
- the asph gene encoding aspartyl/asparaginyl beta-hydroxylase isoform X3, with amino-acid sequence MGDPQAEVMEVNEETDAKPQHANRNGKKAEAAGGSSFFTWFMILALLGVWTSVAVVYFDLVDYQGVVGKLVSYDADGDGDFDVEDAKVLLGLKDKPTLETSESVEDKPAEHLKEEPVVEEEIQATKVEKIVQSPLEPEPVEEEPFVEEEEPVDVEEEEPVDLEEVPVALEEENVLGEDEDAEEEHEVPEEEPEVLEEEPEVEETHTVLENIEEVAEEPEAFEQSLPFEEVIAEQAAPVEEAAPEEEAFEEDAPVEEAAPVEEAAPVEEAAPVDEAAPVEEAFEEVIPVEVEVEEGTAVEVEMEVEVEDDTPVEEIVEVPEDDEEEVAPPVKETEEEDVKEAATEEEGEQVDEEADEEEPVEDAAPVHETPEETTEESIPIDETVPEEEIEETGQEEEEAELEADNFEEEEEADVEEEQYEEDYAEETTQTEDQPEEPTET; translated from the exons ATGGGGGATCCACAGGCAGAGGTCATGGAGGTGAATGAAGAAACCG ATGCCAAGCCGCAGCATGCGAATAGGAATGGAAAGAAAGCAGAGGCTGCAGGAGGATCCTCCTTCTTCACCTGGTTCATGATTCTGGCTCTCCTGGGCGTCTGGACATCTGTAGCTGTGGTGTACTTTGACCTTGTTGACTATCAAGGTGTAGTCG GTAAACTTGTATCCTATGATGCTGATGGTGATGGAGACTTTGATGTGGAAGACGCTAAAGTTCTACTAG GACTGAAAGATAAGCCCACCCTTGAGACCAGTGAATCAGTTGAGGATAAACCTGCTGAACATTTGAAAGAAG AGCCGGTTGTGGAGGAAGAGATTCAAGCCACTAAAGTTGAGAAAATTGTTCAGTCGCCATTAG AACCAGAGCCTGTGGAGGAAGAGCCATTCGTTGAAGAGGAAGAGCCTGTGGATGTGGAGGAAGAGGAGCCTGTGGATTTGGAGGAAGTGCCTGTTGCTCTGGAGGAGGAGAATGTCCTTGGAGAAGATGAAGATGCTGAGGAGGAGCATGAAGTTCCTGAGGAAGAACCAGAAGTTTTAGAAGAAGAGCCAGAGGTTGAGGAAACACATACAGTTTTAGAGAATATTGAGGAGGTAGCAGAAGAGCCTGAAGCATTTGAGCAATCTTTACCATTTGAGGAGGTTATTGCAGAACAGGCTGCACCAGTGGAGGAAGCTGCACCAGAGGAAGAAGCATTCGAGGAGGATGCACCAGTAGAGGAAGCTGCACCAGTGGAGGAAGCTGCACCAGTGGAGGAAGCTGCACCGGTGGATGAAGCTGCACCAGTGGAGGAAGCATTCGAGGAGGTTATACCAGTGGAAGTAGAGGTGGAGGAGGGTACAGCAGTGGAGGTAGAGATGGAAGTAGAGGTGGAAGATGACACACCAGTGGAAGAAATAGTAGAAGTGCCAGAAGATGATGAGGAGGAAGTGGCTCCACCAGTAAAAGAGACAGAGGAGGAAGATGTGAAAGAGGCAGCAACAGAAGAGGAAGGTGAACAAGTAGATGAAGAAGCAGATGAGGAAGAACCAGTAGAAGATGCAGCACCAGTTCATGAAACACCTGAAGAGACAACTGAGGAGTCGATCCCTATTGACGAAACAGTACCAGAAGAAGAAATAGAGGAAACGGGTCAGGAGGAAGAGGAAGCAGAGCTTGAGGCAGACAATTTTGAAGAAGagg AGGAAGCAGATGTTGAAGAAGAACAGTATGAGGAGGACTATGCAG AGGAAACTACCCAGACAGAAGACCAACCTGAGGAGCCCACAG AAACATAA
- the ttpa gene encoding alpha-tocopherol transfer protein: MHYATRSGPADMKCAEVENIEELNNLPVDSSRIEPYLSKLKQKAETEVRIRHLDLPTTFLIRFLKARDFNVELALQLLINYQKWRQECPEITADLRPSSVIGLLQNSYHGVLKSRDDAGSRVLIYRIGRWNPKEFTAYEVFRVSLITSELIVRECETQKNGLKTIFDLQDWCFAHALQINPSLAKKISSVLTDSFPLKVRGIHLINEPIFFRPVFAMIRPFLQDKIKQRIHMHGSSYVQSLCDYFPKAILPPEYGGTGPSIDEVCQGWTENIMQSEDYLHKLSTDLGEGHASQAYVH; this comes from the exons ATGCACTATGCAACTCGATCGGGTCCCGCAGACATGAAGTGTGCCGAGGTTGAAAACATTGAGGAATTAAATAACTTGCCTGTTGATTCCAGTCGGATTGAACCCTATTTGTCAAAGCTGAAACAAAAAGCAGAAACAGAAGTACGCATTCGACACTTGGATTTGCCGACCACTTTCTTGATACGGTTTTTAAAGGCGCGAGACTTTAATGTTGAACTGGCGCTCCAG TTGCTAATTAACTATCAAAAATGGAGACAAGAATGTCCTGAAATTACTGCTGACCTGCGCCCATCATCTGTCATAGGACTACTACAAAACAGTTACCATGGAGTTCTGAAATCACGAGATGATGCCGGAAGTCGAGTTTTAATCTATCGGATTG GTCGGTGGAACCCCAAAGAATTCACAGCTTATGAGGTTTTTCGTGTGAGCCTCATTACATCAGAGCTGATTGTTCGAGAATGTGAGACCCAGAAAAATGGACTTAAAACTATTTTTGATCTCCAAGACTGGTGCTTTGCTCATGCTCTGCAGATCAATCCTTCTTTGGCAAAAAAGATCTCATCTGTACTTACA GACTCTTTTCCTTTGAAAGTCCGTGGCATCCATTTGATAAATGAGCCCATTTTTTTCCGGCCCGTCTTTGCCATGATCCGTCCATTCCTTCAAGACAAAATCAAACAACGG ATTCACATGCATGGTAGTTCATACGTGCAAAGTCTCTGTGATTACTTTCCGAAAGCTATCCTCCCTCCTGAGTATGGAGGTACAGGACCCAGCATAGATGAAGTGTGCCAAGGATGGACTGAGAacatcatgcagtctgaagaCTATCTTCACAAGCTCTCTACAGACTTAGGTGAAGGCCATGCTTCTCAGGCCTATGTTCATTAA
- the asph gene encoding aspartyl/asparaginyl beta-hydroxylase isoform X2 translates to MAPKKTVKAQVKKDAKPQHANRNGKKAEAAGGSSFFTWFMILALLGVWTSVAVVYFDLVDYQGVVAKAKDLHYNLSEVLQGKLVSYDADGDGDFDVEDAKVLLGLKDKPTLETSESVEDKPAEHLKEEPVVEEEIQATKVEKIVQSPLEPEPVEEEPFVEEEEPVDVEEEEPVDLEEVPVALEEENVLGEDEDAEEEHEVPEEEPEVLEEEPEVEETHTVLENIEEVAEEPEAFEQSLPFEEVIAEQAAPVEEAAPEEEAFEEDAPVEEAAPVEEAAPVEEAAPVDEAAPVEEAFEEVIPVEVEVEEGTAVEVEMEVEVEDDTPVEEIVEVPEDDEEEVAPPVKETEEEDVKEAATEEEGEQVDEEADEEEPVEDAAPVHETPEETTEESIPIDETVPEEEIEETGQEEEEAELEADNFEEEEEADVEEEQYEEDYAEETTQTEDQPEEPTET, encoded by the exons ATGGCTCCGAAGAAAACTGTTAAGGCACAAGTCAAAAAAG ATGCCAAGCCGCAGCATGCGAATAGGAATGGAAAGAAAGCAGAGGCTGCAGGAGGATCCTCCTTCTTCACCTGGTTCATGATTCTGGCTCTCCTGGGCGTCTGGACATCTGTAGCTGTGGTGTACTTTGACCTTGTTGACTATCAAGGTGTAGTCG CCAAAGCAAAGGACTTGCACTATAATCTTTCAGAGGTATTACAAG GTAAACTTGTATCCTATGATGCTGATGGTGATGGAGACTTTGATGTGGAAGACGCTAAAGTTCTACTAG GACTGAAAGATAAGCCCACCCTTGAGACCAGTGAATCAGTTGAGGATAAACCTGCTGAACATTTGAAAGAAG AGCCGGTTGTGGAGGAAGAGATTCAAGCCACTAAAGTTGAGAAAATTGTTCAGTCGCCATTAG AACCAGAGCCTGTGGAGGAAGAGCCATTCGTTGAAGAGGAAGAGCCTGTGGATGTGGAGGAAGAGGAGCCTGTGGATTTGGAGGAAGTGCCTGTTGCTCTGGAGGAGGAGAATGTCCTTGGAGAAGATGAAGATGCTGAGGAGGAGCATGAAGTTCCTGAGGAAGAACCAGAAGTTTTAGAAGAAGAGCCAGAGGTTGAGGAAACACATACAGTTTTAGAGAATATTGAGGAGGTAGCAGAAGAGCCTGAAGCATTTGAGCAATCTTTACCATTTGAGGAGGTTATTGCAGAACAGGCTGCACCAGTGGAGGAAGCTGCACCAGAGGAAGAAGCATTCGAGGAGGATGCACCAGTAGAGGAAGCTGCACCAGTGGAGGAAGCTGCACCAGTGGAGGAAGCTGCACCGGTGGATGAAGCTGCACCAGTGGAGGAAGCATTCGAGGAGGTTATACCAGTGGAAGTAGAGGTGGAGGAGGGTACAGCAGTGGAGGTAGAGATGGAAGTAGAGGTGGAAGATGACACACCAGTGGAAGAAATAGTAGAAGTGCCAGAAGATGATGAGGAGGAAGTGGCTCCACCAGTAAAAGAGACAGAGGAGGAAGATGTGAAAGAGGCAGCAACAGAAGAGGAAGGTGAACAAGTAGATGAAGAAGCAGATGAGGAAGAACCAGTAGAAGATGCAGCACCAGTTCATGAAACACCTGAAGAGACAACTGAGGAGTCGATCCCTATTGACGAAACAGTACCAGAAGAAGAAATAGAGGAAACGGGTCAGGAGGAAGAGGAAGCAGAGCTTGAGGCAGACAATTTTGAAGAAGagg AGGAAGCAGATGTTGAAGAAGAACAGTATGAGGAGGACTATGCAG AGGAAACTACCCAGACAGAAGACCAACCTGAGGAGCCCACAG AAACATAA
- the asph gene encoding aspartyl/asparaginyl beta-hydroxylase isoform X1, producing MGDPQAEVMEVNEETDAKPQHANRNGKKAEAAGGSSFFTWFMILALLGVWTSVAVVYFDLVDYQGVVAKAKDLHYNLSEVLQGKLVSYDADGDGDFDVEDAKVLLGLKDKPTLETSESVEDKPAEHLKEEPVVEEEIQATKVEKIVQSPLEPEPVEEEPFVEEEEPVDVEEEEPVDLEEVPVALEEENVLGEDEDAEEEHEVPEEEPEVLEEEPEVEETHTVLENIEEVAEEPEAFEQSLPFEEVIAEQAAPVEEAAPEEEAFEEDAPVEEAAPVEEAAPVEEAAPVDEAAPVEEAFEEVIPVEVEVEEGTAVEVEMEVEVEDDTPVEEIVEVPEDDEEEVAPPVKETEEEDVKEAATEEEGEQVDEEADEEEPVEDAAPVHETPEETTEESIPIDETVPEEEIEETGQEEEEAELEADNFEEEEEADVEEEQYEEDYAEETTQTEDQPEEPTET from the exons ATGGGGGATCCACAGGCAGAGGTCATGGAGGTGAATGAAGAAACCG ATGCCAAGCCGCAGCATGCGAATAGGAATGGAAAGAAAGCAGAGGCTGCAGGAGGATCCTCCTTCTTCACCTGGTTCATGATTCTGGCTCTCCTGGGCGTCTGGACATCTGTAGCTGTGGTGTACTTTGACCTTGTTGACTATCAAGGTGTAGTCG CCAAAGCAAAGGACTTGCACTATAATCTTTCAGAGGTATTACAAG GTAAACTTGTATCCTATGATGCTGATGGTGATGGAGACTTTGATGTGGAAGACGCTAAAGTTCTACTAG GACTGAAAGATAAGCCCACCCTTGAGACCAGTGAATCAGTTGAGGATAAACCTGCTGAACATTTGAAAGAAG AGCCGGTTGTGGAGGAAGAGATTCAAGCCACTAAAGTTGAGAAAATTGTTCAGTCGCCATTAG AACCAGAGCCTGTGGAGGAAGAGCCATTCGTTGAAGAGGAAGAGCCTGTGGATGTGGAGGAAGAGGAGCCTGTGGATTTGGAGGAAGTGCCTGTTGCTCTGGAGGAGGAGAATGTCCTTGGAGAAGATGAAGATGCTGAGGAGGAGCATGAAGTTCCTGAGGAAGAACCAGAAGTTTTAGAAGAAGAGCCAGAGGTTGAGGAAACACATACAGTTTTAGAGAATATTGAGGAGGTAGCAGAAGAGCCTGAAGCATTTGAGCAATCTTTACCATTTGAGGAGGTTATTGCAGAACAGGCTGCACCAGTGGAGGAAGCTGCACCAGAGGAAGAAGCATTCGAGGAGGATGCACCAGTAGAGGAAGCTGCACCAGTGGAGGAAGCTGCACCAGTGGAGGAAGCTGCACCGGTGGATGAAGCTGCACCAGTGGAGGAAGCATTCGAGGAGGTTATACCAGTGGAAGTAGAGGTGGAGGAGGGTACAGCAGTGGAGGTAGAGATGGAAGTAGAGGTGGAAGATGACACACCAGTGGAAGAAATAGTAGAAGTGCCAGAAGATGATGAGGAGGAAGTGGCTCCACCAGTAAAAGAGACAGAGGAGGAAGATGTGAAAGAGGCAGCAACAGAAGAGGAAGGTGAACAAGTAGATGAAGAAGCAGATGAGGAAGAACCAGTAGAAGATGCAGCACCAGTTCATGAAACACCTGAAGAGACAACTGAGGAGTCGATCCCTATTGACGAAACAGTACCAGAAGAAGAAATAGAGGAAACGGGTCAGGAGGAAGAGGAAGCAGAGCTTGAGGCAGACAATTTTGAAGAAGagg AGGAAGCAGATGTTGAAGAAGAACAGTATGAGGAGGACTATGCAG AGGAAACTACCCAGACAGAAGACCAACCTGAGGAGCCCACAG AAACATAA